Within Gemmatimonadota bacterium, the genomic segment ACGTTGCTGTAGGTGCCCGAAGAGCCGATGTCATAGCTCAGGCCGAGCTCGTCGGTCGCGGTGCGGTCCACGGCGATGATCTTGGCACGGATCGCCACCTGCGGCGTGCGCTTGTCGAGGTCGGCGACGTACTGGACGATCTCCGGGAGGCGCGAGACCGACTCGGTGATGAGGAGCGTGTTCGTCTTCTCCTCGACCGCGACGGTTCCGCGGCCGCAGGTGGTCGTCGGACCGCTCGCGCCTGCAGGGGCCGCGCCACCGGCCGGCGGGGCGCCATCGGCCGGCGGCGCCGCGGACGGATCCGCGCCGGCGTCGACCACGGTGCTCGCCGAGCCCGACGAGCAGGCGGCGATGATCTGTCGGATCGTGACGGCGAGCTCGCTCGCCTTCGCGTAGTTCACGGGCACGACCTTCGTGACCAGCGGCTCCGCGGCGACGCGCGCCGCGAGGTTCCGGTAGCTGTCGATCGTGATGATACCGGTCGAATCCTCGACCGCCGAGAGGCCGTTGGCCTGAAGGATCTTCGAGAGCGCGATGTCCCACGGCTGGCCGGGGATGTTCGCGGTCACCGTGCCGCTGACGGTCGAGCCGGTGATGATGGTCCGACCCGAGAACGAGGAGAAGAACCCGATGACCTCGCGGATCGGCGTCTGGTTGAACTCGACGTTGATGCGCGGGGATTGGGCCTGCTGCACCATAGGCGTGCGCGGCGAGAGCGCCTCGAAGCGCGCGGCCGGGGCCGGCGCCTCGTCCTGCGCGGCCGGGACAGCCTCAGGACTCGCGACCGGGCCGGCGGGCGCGGCGGCGACGGCCGCGGCACCCGCGCCCCAGGGCGCGAACGCGTCGGGACCGGTGACGCTGATCCGCAGTTCTCCATCGCCGCGCACCACGCTGTACTCCCGGGCGCCGTCGAGATCGAGCACGAGGCGGACGGTCGTCGGATCGAACTGTGCGAGGCGCACGTTCATGATGCCGGCGCGCGAGACCCGATCGTAGGCCGGGGCCCGCAGCTGCATCGTCGCGCCGCGCACGTCGACCACCACGCGGTGCGGATTGGTGAGCGTGAAGTCGGCGACGGTGACGTCGCCGCTCAGCGAGAGCACCACGTCGGCGCGTCCGGCGCCCGGCACGACCCGCACCGCGGTGACCGCGGCGGCTTCGTTCGCCGTCAGGGGCGTCGCAGCCGCAGGCAGCGCAGCCGTCGTCAGGAAAGTGCCGACCGCGAGCGCGGCCAGCGTCCGATATCGCCTCATGGCGTCCTCTGTGAATTGGGATCGATCATCGTCAACACGGCCTGCCGGGTGAAGCCGAACTCGTCGATCGCCAGGGTCACCTCACCCGGGCGGATCGCCGTCACGCGGATGCGGCCGAACACCGAGCCGACCCGCGCCTTGTAGATCTCCTTCGTGGACTCGTCGCGCAGCATCGCCATCGAGCTCGCCGCGTTCGGCGCGACCATCACGCCGGTCAACTTCAGGTCCTCGAGCAACGGACGGATGTCGCCGGTGGCGATCAGCGACGCGAACGGATCGCGGCGGCCATCCCCCGGATACCCGTAGGTCTCTCGGGCGAGGAGGATCCGTCCGAGCGAGTCGGTCGGGAACTCCGGCAGCGGGATCTCCGTCCCCTTCTTCTTCTGCTGTGCCTCGGCCGCCGTCGCCGCGAAGAGCAGCGCCAGCGCGAGCACGAACGGTCGTCGCATCATCGGTCCCCCTCCGTCCCGGTCTTCGAGACGTACGTCTGGATATCGAATTGGGCCGTCAGGATCCGCTCCTCGGGGGCATTGGCGCGCGCCTCGCGGGTGGACGACGGGACCAGTGACACGTTCATCGGCACGATGATGCGGCGCAGCGACCCGACGGCCGTGAGCAGCGCGCCGATCTGGTGGTAGCTCCCCTGCATCGACATGCGGTACTTCATCGTGTCGAAGGTCTCACCCTGCACCGTCGCGCCCGGCGTGAAGCCCGAGATCTCGAGACCGGTGCGACGGGCCGCACCGAGCATCTGCTCGAGCAGCGCCGGCACTTCGTTCCCCGTCGGGATGAGCGTGCGCATCAGGTCGAGGTTCGCCTGCAGGCGCTTCGACTCGGCCTGCAGCTGCTCCACCGAGCCGCGCGCCATGATCGACTTCGCCCGCTGGTTCGAGGCGTCGAGCGCCTCCACGTGGGTCCGCGTCTCCTCGATCTTCTCGCTCTTGGGCGAGTAGACCCAGTTCCA encodes:
- the pilO gene encoding type 4a pilus biogenesis protein PilO → MASLPTNQRDQIMLFVGVLGILGAGAYWNWVYSPKSEKIEETRTHVEALDASNQRAKSIMARGSVEQLQAESKRLQANLDLMRTLIPTGNEVPALLEQMLGAARRTGLEISGFTPGATVQGETFDTMKYRMSMQGSYHQIGALLTAVGSLRRIIVPMNVSLVPSSTREARANAPEERILTAQFDIQTYVSKTGTEGDR
- a CDS encoding AMIN domain-containing protein, which gives rise to MRRYRTLAALAVGTFLTTAALPAAATPLTANEAAAVTAVRVVPGAGRADVVLSLSGDVTVADFTLTNPHRVVVDVRGATMQLRAPAYDRVSRAGIMNVRLAQFDPTTVRLVLDLDGAREYSVVRGDGELRISVTGPDAFAPWGAGAAAVAAAPAGPVASPEAVPAAQDEAPAPAARFEALSPRTPMVQQAQSPRINVEFNQTPIREVIGFFSSFSGRTIITGSTVSGTVTANIPGQPWDIALSKILQANGLSAVEDSTGIITIDSYRNLAARVAAEPLVTKVVPVNYAKASELAVTIRQIIAACSSGSASTVVDAGADPSAAPPADGAPPAGGAAPAGASGPTTTCGRGTVAVEEKTNTLLITESVSRLPEIVQYVADLDKRTPQVAIRAKIIAVDRTATDELGLSYDIGSSGTYSNVLQSRGTPGEFRVDLGGDAFAGVANANRLFSSSAALSLIFNTAINGYNFTSFVDALHSEELSDVQAEPSTTTIDNRQATLFAGQEIAFLLTPPIPAGQIQAVAPQISRLKVGIELIVTPHVTANRQIAMEISATQQSLLTSTAAGPSISERKAENQVLVADGETAVIAGLTQTQVTKIRSGIPWLMNVPYIGRLFSQTSTLERKQDLLILVTPHIVDEGEVIRR